The Nitrospira sp. sequence ATAGACACAAGGACGACTTTCTTCTCCTAAACAATGTCGTTGTAGCATTAACCTACCAAGGACGTTACGACGATGCGATGACGTATTTTGAGAGAATTTCTGTCAGTGAATCTGAAGGACCCCACAGAGCTACCTACCTTGCTACAAATGGACTGCTAACATTTCGTCTTGGTGTTCCAGATGAAGGTCGAAGGCTGTATCGGATGGCAGTAAATGAGGCAAAGAAAAAGAGCCAAACGTTGTTGGCAGTGTGGGCATTGTTACATCTTGCCAAGGAAGAGTATCGGATAGCTCCTATCAAAGGTGATGAAGTACTAAAGGAGGCGCGCGCTGAGTTTCCAAAACTACTAGATGCAGAACAAGCAATGGCGTCTCGACTAATTCAGACGATTGAGGCTGAACGTAGCGTTAGCAGCCTTTCCTCATAAACAATGGTTGTTGACGTCTTCTAATTGCTTCAAACAGCTGGACAAACCTCAATGGTCAGGCGAACCGTCGCGCCAAGTCGAGCAAGCATATCGATAAGCGCGTCGGTACTGAAGAGATCGATACGCCCCCGGAGGAGATCGCTGACGCGCGGCTGAGTCACACCGAGTGTCTTGGCGGCAGCCTTCTGTTTGAGGCCGCGAGCTGCAATGAGTTTCTGCACTTGGATCATGAGGTCCGCTCGGACCAGCAAATGTTCGGCCTCCCCTCGGCAAAATCCCAGATCACAAAAGACATTTCCCTTCGATGGTATGATCTTTACCTTCATGACTCGTTAACTTTCTCGGACCCTTCTCCCACTCAACACTTCGAACTATCCATCCGGCAGGCTTCGGCGCGGCTGTCGAATCCTGAATTCCGGAGACTGTCGATGACCCGTTGCTGCCGTTCCATCTCTTGATCGTAGGTCGTTTTCCCGCCGCCGCCTGAATCGTACCCGCCGCCCCCTCCCCTTCGCGGCTGCCTAGCATGTAGCACCTTGTTCACTTCCGTTTCATAGTATCCGCGCGTTTGGGGATCGGGATCCTTCTGGTAACAGGTATTCAGAAATTGCTGGCCCTCCTGATCGTGGCCAAGGGCATAGTGGGCGAAGCCGACGTTACAGTAGGCGTTGGGGGTCTCCGGGGCGAGCTTCAGGACGATTTCTGAATCTTGGAGCGCCTGTTGATACTGTTCGAGATGGCTATAGGCTTGGGCGCGGTAGAGATAGGCGCCGACGTGGTCGGCATCGAGCTTGATCGCCTCGGTGAAATCGTTCAGCGCCTCCCGGTGCTTCGCTCCCCGAAACTCCCGCAGGTAGGTCAGCCCTCGTCCATAATAGGCGTCGGCGGTGGGACGGAGGTCAATCGCGACGCTGTAGTCTTGAAGAGCCTGCGGAATTTGGCCGAGCATCTTCAGGGATTTGCCCCGGACGAGGTGCGCCTCGGCCTGTTTCGGTTCGCGCCGGAGAACGTCGCTCGCATCCTGTACGGCTTGAACATAGTTTCCAAGGAAGTACTGACAGCGGGCGCGGCCGAGAAGCGCCGGGGTGTTGTCCCGGTTCTTGCTGAGCAGGGCACTGAGGGATTGAAGCGCTTGCGGGTTCCCGGCAGCATTGGCTTCGCAATGCGGCGCACTGAAGGACTCACCACAGGCCGCAATGAAACTCACGCCGATCAGTGCGACAATCAG is a genomic window containing:
- a CDS encoding XRE family transcriptional regulator, whose protein sequence is MKVKIIPSKGNVFCDLGFCRGEAEHLLVRADLMIQVQKLIAARGLKQKAAAKTLGVTQPRVSDLLRGRIDLFSTDALIDMLARLGATVRLTIEVCPAV
- a CDS encoding tetratricopeptide repeat protein, producing MRGVGRIAGLIVALIGVSFIAACGESFSAPHCEANAAGNPQALQSLSALLSKNRDNTPALLGRARCQYFLGNYVQAVQDASDVLRREPKQAEAHLVRGKSLKMLGQIPQALQDYSVAIDLRPTADAYYGRGLTYLREFRGAKHREALNDFTEAIKLDADHVGAYLYRAQAYSHLEQYQQALQDSEIVLKLAPETPNAYCNVGFAHYALGHDQEGQQFLNTCYQKDPDPQTRGYYETEVNKVLHARQPRRGGGGGYDSGGGGKTTYDQEMERQQRVIDSLRNSGFDSRAEACRMDSSKC